One Candidatus Spechtbacterales bacterium DNA window includes the following coding sequences:
- a CDS encoding TlpA disulfide reductase family protein encodes MNRFVTIIIISLAVTAVVTGVVFFGGGSGTEQSVTVKNDFDKFVLASLVDYQGNDVSLEEFRGKPLVINSWAVWCPFCREELPAFAELQKEFKGQVTVIAIDRQEPLSKVKGFTDEIGVTDDMLFLLDSSDSFYKSIGGFSMPETIFMNSAGEIVVHKRGPMELEEMRKHTNKIIE; translated from the coding sequence ATGAATCGTTTCGTAACTATTATTATAATTTCCCTTGCCGTCACCGCAGTGGTTACTGGTGTGGTGTTTTTTGGGGGCGGCAGTGGAACGGAACAATCGGTTACTGTTAAAAACGATTTTGACAAGTTTGTTTTAGCATCACTTGTTGACTATCAAGGAAATGATGTGTCCTTGGAAGAATTTCGTGGCAAGCCTCTGGTTATAAACAGCTGGGCGGTATGGTGTCCGTTCTGTCGGGAGGAGTTGCCTGCTTTCGCGGAGCTTCAAAAAGAATTTAAAGGCCAAGTTACCGTAATTGCCATAGACCGACAAGAGCCATTAAGTAAGGTCAAGGGATTCACGGACGAGATTGGCGTTACTGATGATATGCTCTTTCTTCTTGATTCATCTGACTCGTTTTACAAATCAATCGGCGGGTTCTCAATGCCGGAGACAATTTTTATGAATAGCGCCGGCGAGATTGTGGTGCATAAGCGTGGCCCGATGGAACTGGAAGAAATGCGTAAACACACTAATAAAATTATTGAATAA